Below is a window of Pleurodeles waltl isolate 20211129_DDA chromosome 4_1, aPleWal1.hap1.20221129, whole genome shotgun sequence DNA.
GAAGGTGCAAATCGAACAAGTGAAAGGAAAGCAGTCTGGCGGCTGTGGGACAGCTCAACGAGCTGCAAAAATGCTGCGTTCTTGATCTTTGGTAAAAGGTTCCCAGTGTCAAAGAACAGCTTGGGCCTGGCAGGACTTTGACGCTTAGATGGAGAAATGAAGGCACAGGTGCTGGTCTCTTCTCCAGGACAGCCCAATGAAGGTCTGAGAGTCTGCAGGCCACTCTCACTCACCCTTGGTGGTGTCTGCGGCTTGGGAGGCCGTAAAGCGGGCTGCTAGGTGACACCTCACATTGTTACAagtcacacccctcccctgtctccAGCAAGACCAACCACTAGCAGCTGCTAAACTTCATCAGCAATTCTtgacactgtacatcttttttttgcagttttatatagcgcaaacacgACCCAAAGGTTTTAGatcactttacatgagcatcagttgcattacacaaggacacattccttttttggtaggcatggggagctcaagtgatttgcccagaatcacagggtatTGTGCTGACACCCAGAATCGAACCTGGTCCCCCAGTTCCACAGTCAGCATCTCTGGCAGTTACACCATATCCTCCGAGTTCTTCTTATCCTGGTTTTCCAATCACAACCTTTGAAGCCAGAGGCCAATAGCGCATGTCAGGGGATGCAAGGGGAGAGCCAGGGGTAGCAGTTACTGCCTCCTGTAAACATTAAATGACATTAAATCATTCAGGTGTCAACCTCAACCTACCtagccacacccacaacacccccacatgccaGAGAACTTCAGTGGCTGCCAATACACAAACTCACCCAATACAAAttcctcacacacatacaaagcactacacGGGGAAGCCCACCTCAATATCGGAATACACCTCCACCTACCTCCCATGCACCCCGCTCAGCCGGACTCTCACTAGACCCGTACACCCGCATCCACAAAGCCACAGCTGGAGGCCACACCTTCTCCTACACCTCCCCTGAGCTGTGGAACAATCTCTCATTTCCCATCCGGGCCTCTTCACTTCTCGAGTTCCGCAAGAAGCTgtagacctggcttttcaaatattCACACCATAGAGGCACCTGCTGATCCATCTGCAAGGTACCTGGAAAAActcacaggtgattagtgcgctacaCAAACTTACTAAACAAAACAGGTGTCCAGGCCCACCGTCCAATATGCTGCTCATATCTCTTGCTGCAGAGACACTGCTCCCGAGGACAGACAGGCTCATTCAGTTTTACGACCTTCTGGACATTCGACTGTCACTTGAGGATGAGCCCTGTTGTATCCCAGCCTCTCAAAATTGTAGAACATACGTCTAAAAATATATGCAAACTAGTAATTCTAGTACAGAGATTGTATCATCACAGCCACCAGATGTCATGGGTAGTAGACTTGGGGTCTTAATCATACTGCATTGCTTCGCAATTAACACAATGACTGGGCTGGGTTAGAGTTAACCATTGCTGACTGTGTTTTTTGCTCCAGGACAGGACTTCTGCACCCTGGCGAGTCAATGCTGCCAAGTGGGTATGGATGACAACGGCTGGATCGCCGCTGCCGTGGGATGGGCCCTCTGGTTCGTCACGCTCATCTTGTATTGTGTGGGGAAAATGATGAACCTGCATCCAGACGAGCCCAAGTACATGCAAGCTTGAGAGAGACCGCGGTACCAGAGAAACAGTAAAAGTGCTTCTGACCTCTCCAAGCACTTGATCCTACATCTCATTACCCAAAAGAAACCAAGTCACCAACGGAAACGTCTGCATAATGGACCATCACGTTAAATCAAGAAATTAAACCATAGAGTCTACCCAAAGCCTATGGTGGGGTAACATCAACACTGATGGAACCGCAGAACCATAGAACATGAGAACAATATACTTCAGCTGTTACAAAATGGACACACAATCCCTTCCTGTGATTGTCCTTTGGCCTGTGTGTAGGAATACCTTCCCTGCCTCTCTGATCTCCATTGCACTCCCTTTAAGGAATGAGTCTTGTCCCATCGTTGTAAGGCACCGGCAAGGAGATGGTTTGGGCTGGTGCCTTAATAATAGTATCTGATATTGTAATCCTAACCAAATGTTCTAACTCCATTTGGGCAAATACTCATTAGTAAGCATTGTTATGATATGCAAGCAACTCCACTGCCAAACAAATATAGTTCTTTTTTTTATTGACGTTTATGATATAGAGGGGAAGAATATGATGAAGGTACTCACATAAGAATCAGAATTCTTTAAGGGCGAGGGCAAAATATGTGCCGGGCAGGTGGCAGAAAGAATGCCAGGCTGCAGGAGACACGGGGGGTACAGAATGCCAGCATCACATAGACTGGCACACTGGGAGTTTTTTGGTCTGCTAAACAGAATAAGTATCCCATTTTCTACCTTCTAAAGAAGAGTAATAAAGACACCGGCATAGCTCCAATGTCATGATTTTTTCATAAACTTCTTGTAGCCTAGTTGGTTACCTTAGCTTGACGTTTATTATATTTAGCCTTTAAAATGTGAGCTACGTCTATAATTTTCATTAAATAATTTTCCCAGAAGGGTGACCTTCTAACTTGATTGAACCACGGGATACACAAGCAAGGAACTTTTAAAATGATAATCCAGGAGGCCAGCTACTGAACACAACAATCAGGCAATCAATTATAGTTGCTTATATTTTTAAGgttcggggggggggaggggcaaggaATGAAGCATAATGAAGTGATGCTTAACAAGCCTGAGAGGAAAGGGTAAGAAGTAGGtgaaggggagaggggagaggaatGATGATAGCGCCAAGACACCCCTTCAAAGCTAACTGTGTGCTTTACAGGTGTAATCTCATATCATGCAGAACCTTTTGTGTTGCACAGTATACAATACCCTAAGGAGGCTGCAAACCTAACCCTCAGGTGAACCCGAGAAGTGTTCTTCAGTTCAAGAAGTCCAGGAGTCCTTCCTTCCAGCAGGGTTGTATACAACCAAAATACTTTTTAAGGTGTGCCTGACCAATCACCTGTCTTTTGTTTCACTTCTAAATGCAACAAGGTGGCAAACCTTTTCTGTGGTGTCTCAAGGACTAGTAGTAAACCTGGATGCATGTTCTCTTTTAGTTTGCTGTAGTATTAGTAAATTGTTGCTACTCACGTCTTGTTTTATCCCTTTATTTTACAATCGTCATCTCGCCTGACTGTTAGTATTTTAAGGATTTGTGTGTATGATCTTGTATTGACTGTACTTGGCTGTCAATCATAAAAAGTACTATTACACAGATACAACAATGGGACACATGTGAATTAGATTGATCCAATGTTTTGCAGTTGCAGAGAAGGAATATTTCCAGGATCAATATATGAACAGACTAGGGGAGGTAACATAGGGATATTTTTTAAGGGGAACTAGGGAATGTCTACTGTTACCCTATATGTTCATCCAGGAAAGTGCCTGGAGCAGGGTTTGCATTGTGAATATTAGCACACTTTCTTTAATTTGTCTTCACAGGATCACAGTAATAAGGTTAGTTCCCCTGGACCGCAGAAGAAAGATGTAATGTCAATACAATTAAAATACACCTAATATCATGTGTTGATTTCTGAGCGATTTGGGAAGATTGAGACAAAAAGTTGGAGCCCTACAAACCTATGAGCTGTTTTACCTCGGCACACATGTCGAGAAGGAAGTGCTGGTAGAGGGGTCTGCAATGAAGCCAGATTTCATATGTGTGGACTTTGCTTACGCTTCACAACCTGCAATGATGACATAATTGCACTTGACTATTCAGTACTCAACAGTTAGAAATACAATGTTCTATTTTAGTTTTATCAATAAACCCTATATAAACACGTCATTTATTTCATGCCCAACTGAACAAACTCTAAAAGCATCTTACATCAGATATGACCTTCATTGGCAACTCCCTAATCCAGGGGACTTGGATGAAAAATTTCTGCAAAAAACACTTAGGCAGGACATTGACACAAAGTGTGAACATAGTTCAATTTCATAATTGGTAACACAACAATCCTAGCATGCGGTGGTAGTTAGAACAAAGCACCAGTGACTTTATACATCATGTGGTGACCCACTATAAAGCATGATCAGCCGTCTAGCACCATGATTTCTCAAACAAGGGGGATACACCATAGAATCATCGAATGCATCACAGACGGCAATGTAGTGACTTACACGTTAGAGCTGCAAGACCAGCTACTCGTGAAGTCAGCTCCAAGCCATTCTCCTTTAAAATCACAAAGCTGTAGTAGAAGGGTCCAATTCTACAAAGGGTAGTCAACACATACATGGTTTCCATTGCACCATACATGTTTGCTCATGTCGATATGGAGTTGGGTATGTGAAAGCGTAAACACTATCACACAAAACGCCACAAAGCAGTTGCCCCCAACGTGTAGCTCTTAGCAACAGGGTACTAATGATACAATAAAGTGTTGCTCATCAGGTGATCCGTGCAACTATGCTTTTTGTCAGTTCTGCTCTGGGCAAGCATTACTTTTCTTTGAACTAGGAAGCTGAGGAGGTTGCTCTGGACTGATTCTCCATCTACTTCCCTGACACTTGTTTCTTGGGAAATTGTAAGTAATGCAAAGGTCTCGGGATCCCAGAATGTGAGACATCAGAGcccaaaaacctttaaaaaaagaagCTGAAAGCTTTCTGGTTCACTCCCCACTGGAGTCAAAAGCAGGAGTCTTTGGGAGAGGACGAAACTGAGAAAGAGATAATCGGTCTGCCCCTCCTGCTTTCCTGCTGTTAGCACTGAATCTGCCATTCTACCTCCTCTGGGCAGTGCTAATGGCTTCTCCTCTGTGAGCAGACTGGGCAGTGGAATACAGGGTCAGATAAACACCACAGAAGGTCTGTCCCGAGTGGAGCAACTTTACCCGGAGACCCACTGGGCCCAACTATCCAGAGCGAAGCGAGGCCTGAGTACCGAGCTGAAGATAGCATTATCAAGTTTGTGGAGCGTGTAAACTAGCAGTTTGGTGAAAAACAGTAAAGTGTCTGGCTGTGGAATTAGAAAAACCTGCACAGGTGTCACTGGGACATTATGAAATTGACAGACATGCACACTATGGCTTTGGTAAAGATTCTAAATTGAGCTGAGCCCAGACCTATTGAGGAAGCAAATTTGGATTGTGATGCTTACTGCACCGAAATACACAAGGTATGCACATTTTATTGTGCCCAGTAATCAACGGATAGAATAATATTTGTCTACTTTGCATTTTCGATAGATGCACAATGAGCGGTATACGCAAAGATCAGAATTATCCTGCTTACTTGTAATGAGGGTATAACTGTCTAAAAGATTCCTGCTGGTGAAGTGTGCTAAGACACTTTGTTAAATCGTATTTAAATTACAAAAGTTTTGTAACAATATTGATGATCTAATATTCTGCCAAAGGCACCATATGTTACTAAGTCCCAAAAACCTGTACCTTGCTGATGAGTCTTTAAACAGTTCCAGTATTGCTCAGTTTACCTTGCACCATCTTAAAAATACACAATTTGCAATTGTTTGTTAACTATTTCATGAAGAGAGCCCACGTCTTTGGTATATTGGTCTCTAGATCCATTTTGCTCTCTATGACTAAATAATATTATGCTTGAAATGCACAGTATTCCAGTAAGTGTCCCCACCCAAAGTAAAGCTGATTACTGCAAACCTAAGGGCATTACTTATGCATAATAGGTCCATTATTGTACTCATTTGTTAAATTCCTTTTCTAGAGCATCAATGCAGATATCTTCCATTGAGTTTCAGATGTTGCTCATCATTTGGATTGACACAACAATGTTACTCATACCTCACAAAAGTGTGAGGATCCCTGTACAAAGACATATCCCAGGTGTTTACAATCCCAGTTCCAACCGGATTGATTCTATGAGTGGCAGAGGTCAGCTGTCCTCAACCAAGCGCACATCTCAAGATGGATCCTCCAGGGCATCAGTGCCACCAGTGATGTGCAATGAACAATGCATCTGTTAGATGGAGTCCCACCCCTGAAGAATTCAGCACATCTGCTGAGTCCACGAATACTATTAGGTGTAAACAGTCATCCTTGTTTTCAGGGCAAAATGTTGTTCCTTTGCATGAATTTTTGCCTCTTAATTTACGCCTACACCTTGCACAATAATGCTCCTTTGTTTGGTGTAAAATGTACATTGATGAGATGATGTTACGATTAATATGGAAAGCTTTGATACTGAATCACCAAACAAGTCAAAGTGTTATCACTTGATTACGTTCCTCCCATTACTGTGAAAGTGTTAGTATTTTGGCACTGCTACCTTTATAGAAAAATAATTTGATTAGTATGATCTCATCATCCGCCAGGGGCTTTGCCCCCATCTACAGTTGTCAACTGGCCAGTATTTTCATTTCAAGACAGGTATATAAAAAGAAAAGCAGATTAATCATTAAAAACCAGTATTTTATCCCCTTTCAAATGTAAAAACAATAAATATCAGATAAAAACGCATTAAAATAATGTTAATGCTGTCTCGGATATTCCTAAGCATGTTTAAAGCAAAAAGAGGCAGTATTACCATGTCAGTAAAGAATACAGGAGGTTGTACATGAATATCTATCAAGTAAATCCGCCCCTGGCCCTTCGAAAACTCCAAACCATGCGCAAACTGCCGGTATTTTACACTGGCGAAGGTGGGAAATCTTCGGCCAGCTGTCACTTCAGAGCTCGGAACCAATCAGGACCGAACTTCGCTCAGAAATACTCTGTAATCTAGTTCTGAGAAGGTTGGAGCTGTCAGACCTAATATTCTACCACAAATGTGAATCTGGACCTTACACTGTAGAAATAGTGCCTTTGTTCCAGATGATGGACCTCCGCTTGTCTGGCAGTAAGCATGGCTTGATTTGAGCAGCCCAGGCGTAGAGTCTAGGTTTGAGGTTTAGtaatgccatggtgctttttcactaGCTGAAGTTTCCTAGAAGATTTGACAACTGTAAGTGCAATCATGAGGAAAATACCAACTTAGATTCAAAACATGTAATCCTTTCAATGAACTATCTGGTTATTCTTGGTGTCGCAACGTAGGTTGGTAAATGGAGGCAAATATGCCCAGGTGGTAGGAGTATGGATTTCACCCAAGGGGGATACTTTAGAGACAGGCATTCGATTCTGCAGAACCTATGGCACAATTGTCTTTCGGTCCTTCAATTGGCTTTGAGTCCTTGGATTGTTTCCTGCTAATATTTCATAGAATGAGCTACCCACATAGATGTATTTCaccacaacattttttttcttagttataaaacaaaagttacagaaaaCTTGGTACAGTTACAAGACACTTTTGACAACCAGCCCAGAGAGCCTAGTCCCTTTCACAGAACAAGACAGATATCTTGTTCATCTGGATGGGTAATTTGATATGCTGCATAAACATATTCTTTGCATAATCATGTTACCAGCCACAGTGTCATCCGTTGACACCAGAGTATGAAGTCTCTGAAGGCAATCATAATATCCATCCTCCATTGATCTCCAGTCCTCAATTCCATGAAGTCTTGGTCTTCTGTacctcctcttccccttcctcctcttctagGTGAAGGGTCTTTACGAATACTGCTTTGAAGTGGAACTTCAATACGGATTGAGCCAAAGTTGCTCTGCTTGTTGAACACTGACATTTTGCAGCTTATTCCAGCTTGCAGTGAAGTCACCAATACAGGAGTATGTTCTTCTTTCTGGGACATCTGCGATCAATTATAATGCCTGACCTACAAGACTACATGCAAGAGCAAACACCAATATTTCTCTCTCAGTATCCACACCCTACTAGTGCCTATGTTGGAAATGAAAGACAGCACCCAGAATTTATGGGGACTTGCCTGTGGGGCTGAAACATCCCTTGGCACTGGGGGCAGGAAGATAAGAAACAGAACAGTCAAATCCACAATTCATAAGGCCTTATCCAGCAAGCACCACGGTgttctctctctctagccttctcaaCATTACTTGCACTCTTAGCCCAGGAAACTGAAGCACACGACCTTCAGTTCCTTTGGCTGTCAGATCTTCATCAGTCTAAAAGATGGGTAGAAAACTAGGCTAGCGTTACAGATCTCTAGACCACAAATGCATTTGCATTTAGGAAAACACCTCTATCTA
It encodes the following:
- the TMEM213 gene encoding transmembrane protein 213, with the translated sequence MKRPLRTSAPLLLLLTLAALCVQRGTASTNDTTHTGSDIPITCTGQDFCTLASQCCQVGMDDNGWIAAAVGWALWFVTLILYCVGKMMNLHPDEPKYMQA